A window of Lacibacter sediminis contains these coding sequences:
- a CDS encoding M14 metallopeptidase family protein, producing the protein MAQVQSPEQFLGYKIGTRYTPHWKVVSYFQHVAANAPKTVKLQQYGQTNEGRPLMVAFISSEENMSNLEAIRVNNLRLANLSKDRAAPNENAPAIVWMSYNVHGNETSSSEAALMTVYALVDPSNTKTKEWLKNTVVVMDPCINPDGRDRYVNWFNSVVGVNANPRMDTREHRDPWPGGRTNHYNFDLNRDWAWQTQVESQQRLKLYNQWMPQIHVDYHEQGINEPYYFAPAAEPFHEVITQWQRDFQTTIGKNHAKYFDANGWLYFTKLRFDLFYPSYGDTYPTYNGAIGMTYEQGGGPAGGATALTEEGDTLTLLDRATHHFTTGLSTVEISSINANKLITEFRKFFNKGVSSGFGEYKTYVIKNNAKDADRIAALTQLLDKNGIEYGTAASAGKGYNYFTGKDESFNVANGDLVISAFQPRSAMVQVLFEPKSKLSDSATYDITAWSLPYAYGLQAFASKDRINTSAYQKPAQVNNSSVDAYAYVIKWESVQSAKVVGDLLEKGIKLRYTEVPFEVGGQKFDRGSIIIMKTSNQSFGAQLWKLVADAANAANIKTYPISTGFVDAGGDLGSDLVSPFKFKNVVLLTGEGVNGNAAGEIWHFFDKQLEYPVSLVYANDISRINWQQTDVIIIPDGNYRFLSDKASADQLKDWISKGGKVIAMEGAATAFARLDWGLKSKKTDEAASKDPYDPLRSFENRERDFVRNMTPGSIYKVELDNTHPLAFGYPNYYFTLKMDDNIFDFFNNTGWNVGVIKKEGQLAGFVGYKLKDRLKDGLLFGAQNIGRGSVVYITDDIMFRNFWENGKLMLCNAVFFN; encoded by the coding sequence ATGGCGCAGGTACAAAGTCCTGAACAGTTTCTTGGTTATAAGATCGGCACCCGTTACACGCCACACTGGAAAGTGGTGAGCTATTTTCAGCATGTAGCGGCCAATGCACCAAAAACAGTAAAGCTGCAACAGTATGGCCAAACAAACGAAGGACGTCCGTTGATGGTGGCTTTTATTTCTTCAGAGGAAAACATGAGCAACCTGGAAGCGATACGTGTAAACAATTTACGACTGGCTAATCTTTCAAAAGACAGGGCAGCGCCAAATGAAAATGCGCCTGCAATTGTATGGATGAGTTACAATGTGCATGGTAACGAAACATCAAGCAGTGAAGCGGCTTTGATGACGGTGTATGCACTGGTTGATCCATCAAACACAAAAACAAAAGAGTGGCTGAAGAATACAGTTGTGGTGATGGATCCATGTATTAACCCCGATGGCCGTGACCGTTATGTAAACTGGTTCAATTCTGTTGTGGGTGTCAATGCAAATCCACGTATGGATACCCGTGAGCATCGTGATCCATGGCCAGGCGGAAGAACCAATCATTACAATTTTGATTTGAACCGTGACTGGGCGTGGCAAACGCAGGTGGAGAGTCAACAACGTTTGAAATTATACAATCAATGGATGCCGCAGATACATGTGGATTATCATGAGCAGGGAATTAATGAGCCTTACTATTTTGCTCCTGCAGCTGAACCTTTTCATGAAGTGATCACACAATGGCAACGTGATTTTCAAACTACGATTGGAAAGAATCACGCAAAATATTTTGATGCAAATGGCTGGTTATATTTTACCAAACTCCGTTTCGATTTGTTTTATCCATCTTACGGTGATACATACCCTACATACAATGGTGCAATTGGTATGACGTATGAGCAGGGTGGTGGTCCGGCAGGTGGTGCAACTGCATTAACAGAAGAAGGAGATACCCTAACCTTGTTAGACAGAGCAACACATCATTTTACAACAGGGTTGAGCACAGTTGAAATTTCTTCGATCAATGCGAATAAACTAATTACAGAATTCCGAAAGTTTTTTAATAAAGGTGTAAGCAGCGGTTTTGGTGAATACAAAACCTATGTAATAAAGAACAATGCAAAAGATGCAGATCGCATTGCTGCATTAACACAATTGCTCGATAAGAATGGAATTGAATATGGAACTGCTGCAAGTGCTGGTAAGGGCTATAATTATTTTACAGGCAAAGACGAAAGTTTCAATGTTGCAAATGGAGATCTGGTGATCAGTGCTTTTCAGCCACGTTCTGCGATGGTGCAGGTATTGTTTGAACCAAAATCAAAACTCAGTGATTCTGCAACGTATGATATTACTGCATGGAGTTTACCCTATGCATATGGCTTGCAGGCTTTTGCTTCAAAAGATCGCATTAATACAAGTGCTTATCAAAAACCTGCACAGGTAAATAATTCTTCTGTTGATGCTTATGCATATGTTATTAAATGGGAGAGTGTGCAAAGTGCGAAAGTAGTGGGTGATTTGTTAGAGAAAGGAATCAAACTTCGTTACACGGAAGTGCCGTTTGAAGTTGGCGGACAGAAATTTGATCGTGGTTCCATCATCATTATGAAAACAAGTAACCAATCATTTGGTGCACAATTGTGGAAGCTTGTTGCTGATGCAGCTAATGCAGCGAACATAAAAACTTATCCTATCTCCACAGGCTTTGTTGATGCCGGTGGTGATCTGGGAAGCGATCTTGTATCGCCCTTCAAATTCAAGAATGTGGTATTGCTTACCGGTGAAGGTGTTAATGGAAATGCAGCGGGTGAGATCTGGCATTTCTTTGATAAACAATTGGAGTATCCTGTTTCATTGGTTTACGCAAATGATATCAGTCGTATCAACTGGCAGCAAACCGATGTGATCATTATTCCCGATGGGAACTATCGTTTTCTCAGCGATAAGGCATCGGCCGATCAATTGAAGGATTGGATAAGCAAAGGCGGTAAAGTAATTGCTATGGAAGGTGCTGCTACTGCATTTGCACGCTTAGATTGGGGATTAAAATCAAAGAAGACAGATGAAGCTGCAAGTAAAGATCCATACGATCCCTTACGTTCTTTTGAAAACCGTGAGCGTGATTTTGTACGCAACATGACGCCGGGTTCTATTTACAAAGTTGAGCTTGACAATACTCATCCTTTGGCATTTGGGTATCCCAATTACTATTTCACATTAAAGATGGACGACAATATTTTCGACTTCTTCAATAACACAGGTTGGAATGTTGGTGTGATCAAGAAAGAGGGACAGCTTGCCGGCTTTGTGGGTTATAAACTCAAAGACCGTTTGAAAGATGGATTGTTGTTTGGTGCACAAAACATCGGTCGTGGATCAGTAGTTTATATCACCGATGATATTATGTTCCGCAATTTCTGGGAGAATGGAAAGTTGATGTTGTGTAATGCGGTGTTTTTTAATTAA
- a CDS encoding porin family protein has product MKSFFLLLTCCTLFTSVTKSQGLGKIYYGVRGGYSYVLSAYTVTKTEGTHGGNAGVMMKIPFDNRLFFTPQVDFNYRGMKAKSLVPNEFSKVNELQFRVMPLVQIEFKHPDRNENTLFISTGPSLGFGLLGKQTKQDQNGSPVDRDLHYGFTRYGQFDAEWHLGLGYETTNGLRLLLNYAHGLSNMINTNDAGNLRYRTISAGIGYWFGKKK; this is encoded by the coding sequence ATGAAATCTTTTTTTCTGCTGCTTACCTGTTGTACCCTTTTTACATCTGTTACAAAATCGCAAGGTCTTGGAAAAATATACTATGGCGTTAGAGGAGGTTACAGCTACGTTCTCTCTGCTTACACGGTAACAAAAACAGAAGGCACACATGGCGGTAATGCAGGTGTAATGATGAAGATCCCGTTTGATAACCGTTTGTTCTTTACACCTCAGGTTGATTTTAACTACAGGGGAATGAAAGCAAAATCGTTAGTGCCGAATGAATTCAGTAAAGTAAATGAACTGCAGTTCAGGGTAATGCCATTGGTTCAAATCGAATTTAAACATCCGGACCGAAACGAAAACACGTTGTTCATCAGCACCGGTCCTTCACTGGGCTTTGGTTTGTTGGGTAAACAAACAAAACAGGATCAGAACGGCAGCCCGGTTGACAGAGATCTTCATTACGGTTTCACACGTTACGGCCAGTTTGATGCTGAGTGGCACCTGGGGCTTGGCTACGAAACCACAAACGGACTTCGTTTATTGCTCAATTATGCACATGGCCTGAGCAACATGATCAATACAAATGATGCGGGTAATTTAAGATACAGAACTATCAGCGCAGGAATTGGTTATTGGTTCGGAAAGAAAAAGTAA
- a CDS encoding bestrophin family protein, translated as MIRYNPKEWFTFIFRLHKSDTIRKLSPLLLGIAVYSAIIAVLEVEVFNLSDNNHLKNIPMMHSLLGFAISMLLVFRTNTAYDRWWEGRKLWGALVNNSRNLSIKLSAILKEDDKNNRMFFSSSIPFYAYSLMNHLQQESTKTALFDEDDHGHLLANIDQGKHIPNQIAAQLFKRVHLLHQQGKISGDELIILNAELQSFAEICGACERIKNTPIPFSYSVFIKKFIFFYVMTLPFGYVFTMGYYVIPVVTFVFYVLASLELVAEEIEDPFGIDANDLPMEKIASNIKKHVQEILH; from the coding sequence ATGATCAGGTATAATCCTAAAGAGTGGTTTACGTTCATATTCCGGTTACATAAATCGGATACCATCCGTAAGTTGTCGCCGTTGTTGCTTGGCATAGCTGTATATTCTGCAATTATTGCCGTGCTTGAAGTGGAAGTGTTCAATCTTTCCGATAACAACCACCTCAAGAACATACCGATGATGCATAGCCTGCTTGGCTTTGCAATTTCAATGTTACTCGTATTTCGTACCAATACTGCTTATGACCGTTGGTGGGAAGGGCGCAAACTTTGGGGTGCGCTTGTTAATAACAGTCGCAACTTATCCATTAAGCTCTCGGCTATTCTGAAAGAAGATGATAAGAATAACCGTATGTTCTTCAGTAGCAGTATTCCATTTTATGCGTACAGTTTAATGAACCATTTACAGCAGGAGTCAACAAAAACCGCTTTGTTTGACGAGGATGATCATGGCCACCTGCTGGCGAATATCGACCAGGGAAAACATATTCCTAACCAGATAGCCGCACAACTGTTTAAACGGGTGCATTTGTTGCATCAGCAGGGAAAAATTTCGGGTGACGAGTTGATCATTCTTAATGCCGAACTCCAGTCATTTGCTGAAATATGTGGTGCCTGTGAGCGAATCAAAAACACGCCCATCCCTTTTTCATACAGTGTGTTCATCAAGAAATTTATCTTCTTTTATGTGATGACGCTCCCCTTTGGCTATGTGTTTACCATGGGTTATTACGTAATACCGGTTGTAACATTTGTGTTTTATGTACTGGCCAGTCTTGAACTGGTGGCTGAGGAAATTGAAGATCCTTTTGGCATTGATGCTAATGATCTGCCAATGGAAAAGATCGCTTCCAACATCAAAAAGCACGTACAGGAAATCCTTCATTAA
- a CDS encoding DUF4397 domain-containing protein, producing MKKIIIILSVAFLQFSCEKKSDYNASYEAQDPYMHSFVKIINVYPFAQPAFSGQTSAAFRFTYNKTLLSAVPTAVGATFPSGQDYYAVNRIMTERNLDVSLALGTPPATTRDSFLYRYEPIVFKLQKYYSLFICDSIKKADRVLVVEDDIKYPAADANYRVRFVNTIPNPPNATPAIDVYANTTDSLIFSGIKFKQATPFIELSRLGSATTNTFRIKWTGTSTVVGTISLTLANKMSATLIAKGFVGATGLRAPALISYRNK from the coding sequence ATGAAAAAGATCATCATCATACTTTCTGTTGCCTTTCTTCAGTTTTCCTGTGAAAAGAAATCTGATTACAACGCAAGCTACGAAGCACAAGATCCTTATATGCACTCGTTTGTAAAAATTATAAATGTCTATCCGTTTGCTCAACCAGCTTTTTCGGGACAAACGAGTGCAGCGTTCCGTTTTACTTATAATAAAACATTGTTGAGTGCAGTCCCAACAGCGGTTGGAGCTACGTTTCCTTCAGGGCAAGACTATTATGCTGTAAACAGAATTATGACAGAACGTAACCTTGATGTAAGCCTGGCACTTGGCACACCACCTGCCACTACACGTGATTCGTTTCTATACAGGTATGAGCCGATAGTATTTAAATTACAGAAATATTACAGCCTTTTTATTTGCGATTCAATTAAAAAAGCAGATCGTGTTCTGGTTGTAGAAGATGACATTAAATATCCTGCTGCAGATGCAAACTACAGAGTTCGTTTTGTGAACACCATTCCCAACCCGCCTAATGCAACACCTGCTATTGATGTTTATGCAAATACAACGGATTCACTCATCTTTTCGGGCATTAAATTCAAACAGGCCACCCCTTTTATCGAGCTAAGTAGATTGGGCAGCGCAACAACAAATACATTCCGTATTAAATGGACAGGCACCAGCACTGTTGTAGGAACAATTTCTTTAACGCTCGCAAATAAAATGTCTGCAACACTTATAGCAAAAGGATTTGTTGGCGCTACAGGTCTCCGGGCACCGGCGCTTATTTCCTATCGCAATAAATAG
- the ggt gene encoding gamma-glutamyltransferase — MRKLVVLLLLVVALPSIAQYNPYKYSIEKKTSGGKAAVVSAHPLASKVGVAIMKKGGNAFDAAIATQLALAVVFPGAGNIGGGGFMVAVTNKGEQVALDYREKAPGSASRDMYLDKEGNAQTNLSQNGHWASGVPGTVAGLFTAHTYAKLPFKQLIQPAIDLAEKGFVITEAEARGLNNTMGEFVRYSTKPSAFVKYGGWQAGDTLIQQDLANTLKRIRDLGQKGFYEGETARLIVAEMKRGNGLITLADLKNYKTAKRVAMQSKYKEYTIIGMPLVSSGGILIQQMMGMVENRNIAQYGFHSWQAVQLMVEAERRAYADRAEFLGDKDFVKVPVQKLTSPAYLQQRMSDFELGKAGNSKTTGHGNVNPESEETTHLSVYDAMGNAVSVTTTLNGGYGSRTVVGGAGFLLNNEMDDFSVKPGVPNMYGALGTEANAIAPNKRMLSSMTPTIVLKNGKPYLIIGSPGGTTIPTQVYQVLLNTLEFNMSLEDAVWKPRFHHQWLPDVVYVEKGFPMEVRTKLEEMGYKIVERNSIGRFEAIKIVNGVVEAVADNRGDDHAEGY, encoded by the coding sequence ATGAGAAAACTGGTTGTCTTACTTCTGTTGGTTGTCGCTCTCCCGTCCATTGCGCAATACAATCCCTATAAGTATTCTATTGAAAAGAAAACGAGCGGAGGAAAGGCGGCAGTTGTGAGTGCACACCCACTTGCCAGCAAAGTAGGTGTAGCCATTATGAAGAAAGGTGGCAATGCCTTTGATGCTGCCATTGCAACACAATTGGCACTGGCAGTTGTATTTCCCGGTGCAGGCAATATTGGCGGTGGTGGCTTTATGGTAGCTGTTACCAATAAAGGTGAACAGGTTGCACTCGATTACAGGGAAAAAGCACCCGGTTCTGCAAGCAGGGATATGTACCTCGACAAAGAGGGGAATGCGCAAACAAATCTCAGTCAAAACGGTCATTGGGCATCAGGCGTGCCGGGTACCGTTGCAGGTTTATTTACTGCACATACTTATGCTAAACTTCCATTTAAACAATTAATTCAACCGGCCATTGATCTTGCTGAAAAAGGATTTGTAATTACAGAAGCAGAAGCAAGAGGATTAAATAATACAATGGGTGAATTTGTGCGATATAGCACAAAACCAAGTGCGTTTGTAAAATATGGTGGCTGGCAAGCCGGTGATACATTAATTCAACAGGATCTTGCCAACACACTTAAACGGATTCGTGATCTTGGGCAAAAAGGGTTTTACGAAGGCGAAACAGCACGTTTGATCGTTGCAGAAATGAAACGAGGCAATGGCCTCATCACATTAGCTGATTTGAAAAATTATAAAACTGCTAAGCGTGTGGCAATGCAGTCGAAGTATAAAGAATACACGATCATAGGTATGCCGTTGGTAAGCAGTGGCGGCATTTTAATTCAACAAATGATGGGCATGGTAGAGAACAGGAATATTGCTCAATATGGTTTTCATTCCTGGCAGGCAGTACAATTGATGGTGGAAGCAGAACGCAGGGCCTATGCCGACCGTGCAGAATTTTTAGGCGATAAGGATTTTGTAAAAGTGCCGGTACAAAAGCTCACCTCACCAGCTTACTTACAGCAACGCATGAGCGATTTTGAATTAGGCAAAGCCGGTAATAGTAAAACAACAGGACATGGTAATGTTAATCCTGAAAGCGAGGAAACCACTCATCTTTCTGTTTATGATGCAATGGGCAATGCTGTTTCAGTAACCACAACTCTCAACGGTGGTTATGGAAGCAGAACAGTAGTTGGCGGTGCCGGTTTTTTATTGAATAACGAGATGGATGATTTCAGTGTGAAGCCAGGCGTGCCAAATATGTATGGCGCATTGGGAACCGAAGCCAACGCAATTGCGCCAAACAAGCGCATGCTTAGTTCAATGACTCCGACGATTGTCTTGAAGAATGGGAAACCCTATCTGATCATTGGTTCTCCCGGCGGCACAACGATACCAACACAGGTTTACCAGGTATTGTTGAACACGCTTGAATTTAACATGAGTCTTGAAGATGCGGTTTGGAAACCACGCTTTCATCATCAATGGTTGCCCGATGTGGTGTATGTAGAGAAAGGGTTCCCAATGGAAGTAAGAACAAAGCTGGAAGAGATGGGATACAAAATTGTTGAGCGTAACAGTATTGGTCGTTTTGAAGCTATTAAGATTGTAAATGGAGTTGTTGAAGCAGTTGCTGATAACCGGGGCGATGATCATGCAGAAGGATATTAG
- a CDS encoding aminotransferase class I/II-fold pyridoxal phosphate-dependent enzyme has product MVTLSQAPGRTTIIDGKEYLFFSGYSYLGLGLNKSFTDLVKKGIDLYGVVYPSSRISNTALDLYAKMEEQLAVFTSAEDAAVFSSGFLSARTAVDVVSNEMNVYCLPHTHPASSALTGIIKIPETLSWQQFLNERASVGEFRFAVTADSINPTPGHINNFSFISSTPPSFTITLIVDDSHGIGWLGEDGKGIASLLNLPAHIDLLLNFSLSKAFHINGGAITGSRKWIAAVRRHVNYATSTPLMPSLAYAWTEATALFSQQREILLQNIEYLQKLTTNYTFVAGEGTPVFVVAKKGIAPYLLQNNVIISSFGYPHPESDPVNRIVVNALHLRSDLEKLAQLIEQY; this is encoded by the coding sequence ATGGTTACTTTATCACAAGCACCTGGCAGAACAACAATCATTGATGGAAAAGAATATTTATTCTTTTCTGGTTACTCCTATTTGGGTTTAGGTTTAAATAAAAGCTTTACTGATCTCGTAAAAAAAGGTATCGATTTGTATGGAGTAGTTTATCCTTCTTCACGCATCTCCAACACTGCACTTGATCTGTATGCAAAAATGGAAGAACAGCTTGCTGTATTTACATCTGCAGAAGATGCTGCGGTTTTTTCATCGGGCTTTTTATCAGCACGCACAGCAGTTGATGTGGTGAGTAATGAAATGAATGTGTATTGTTTGCCGCATACACACCCTGCTTCATCTGCATTAACGGGTATCATTAAAATTCCGGAGACATTATCATGGCAACAATTCCTGAATGAGCGTGCATCTGTGGGTGAATTTAGATTTGCAGTTACTGCAGACAGCATCAATCCAACTCCAGGGCACATCAACAATTTTTCATTCATCAGTTCAACACCCCCATCCTTTACCATTACACTAATTGTTGATGATTCGCATGGAATCGGCTGGCTAGGGGAAGATGGAAAAGGAATTGCATCACTTTTAAACTTGCCCGCACATATCGATCTGTTATTGAATTTTTCTCTATCAAAAGCATTTCATATCAATGGCGGCGCAATCACCGGCTCACGGAAATGGATAGCCGCTGTACGCAGGCATGTGAACTATGCCACCAGTACGCCGTTGATGCCTTCATTAGCTTATGCCTGGACAGAAGCAACCGCTTTATTCAGTCAACAACGGGAAATATTGCTGCAAAACATCGAATACTTGCAAAAACTCACAACAAACTATACATTTGTGGCCGGTGAAGGAACTCCTGTGTTTGTAGTAGCGAAAAAAGGCATCGCCCCGTACCTGTTACAGAACAATGTTATCATATCTTCCTTCGGTTATCCTCATCCTGAAAGCGATCCCGTGAACCGGATCGTTGTGAATGCCCTCCATTTAAGATCCGATCTTGAAAAGCTTGCTCAGTTAATTGAGCAGTACTAA
- a CDS encoding SusD/RagB family nutrient-binding outer membrane lipoprotein, translating to MNPNAPTKVPPETLLGPIISSMVGNSAGHGSMADARYISLYIQSFASYTVSTAANSTSQYERMGGVTANSDNAGSIWRAHYYDIGQNCMKMIDWAAEEKKWDYVGVGQAIFAWSWLQLTDYHGEVILKEAFNTNLLTFKFDKEEEVYKYVRELCFKALENLDKTGDGVSQQNLAKGDAYLYNGDVTKWKKFVYSILARSYHHLSNKTDYKADSVIYYCDKAITTNADNAVVKFIATPGFSANSNFYGPVRNNLGSTFAIRQAAFITDLLKGNNSAFSGVDDPRKWYLIRPSKSGQFNGIPVNGGIVSITDTLNRPESFWGARYDSTVAPKDDSRARYIFRNGSPMPVLTASEIHFMKAEAAFIKNDKAAALAAYRRAIELNFDMLQTEYSANVPAANLITVAVRDAFLANTNVVPASSNDLTLSHIMLQKYIALFGHGALETWVDMRRYHYTDTRGGLQVYRDFVPPSGTVLWTDNNSEKVYRVRYRYNSEYVWNIAELTKLGAEKPDWHTKEVWFSKP from the coding sequence TTGAATCCTAACGCTCCGACAAAGGTTCCACCGGAAACATTGCTAGGGCCAATTATTTCATCAATGGTTGGCAACAGTGCCGGACATGGCTCAATGGCTGATGCAAGGTATATTTCGCTGTACATTCAAAGCTTTGCAAGCTATACTGTAAGTACTGCAGCTAATAGTACTTCACAATACGAGCGTATGGGCGGAGTTACTGCAAACAGCGACAATGCGGGCTCGATTTGGAGAGCACATTACTACGACATCGGCCAGAATTGTATGAAAATGATCGACTGGGCAGCTGAAGAAAAAAAATGGGATTATGTTGGTGTTGGTCAAGCCATCTTTGCATGGAGTTGGTTACAACTTACAGACTATCATGGCGAGGTTATTTTGAAAGAAGCATTTAACACAAACCTTCTTACATTTAAATTCGACAAAGAAGAAGAAGTTTACAAGTATGTGCGTGAACTTTGTTTTAAGGCACTGGAAAACCTTGATAAAACAGGTGATGGCGTAAGCCAACAAAATCTTGCAAAAGGAGATGCCTACCTGTATAACGGAGATGTTACAAAGTGGAAAAAATTTGTTTATAGCATACTTGCCCGATCCTACCATCATCTTTCAAACAAAACAGATTATAAAGCAGATTCTGTCATTTATTATTGCGATAAAGCAATCACAACAAATGCTGACAATGCCGTTGTGAAGTTTATTGCTACGCCCGGCTTTAGTGCCAACTCAAATTTTTATGGCCCAGTAAGAAACAATCTTGGATCTACTTTTGCAATCAGACAAGCAGCATTTATAACAGACCTTTTAAAAGGTAACAATTCAGCATTTTCAGGTGTTGATGATCCCCGTAAATGGTATCTTATTCGTCCTTCAAAAAGCGGCCAGTTCAATGGCATTCCTGTTAATGGAGGAATAGTCTCAATTACTGACACATTGAACAGACCCGAAAGTTTCTGGGGAGCCCGGTACGATTCAACAGTTGCGCCCAAAGATGATAGCCGTGCACGTTATATTTTCAGAAACGGAAGTCCCATGCCTGTTCTTACTGCCAGCGAAATACATTTTATGAAAGCTGAAGCTGCCTTCATAAAAAATGATAAAGCAGCTGCATTGGCTGCTTACAGAAGAGCAATAGAATTAAATTTTGATATGCTGCAGACAGAGTATTCGGCAAATGTACCGGCAGCTAATCTTATTACAGTTGCAGTGAGAGATGCTTTTTTAGCAAACACCAACGTAGTACCTGCGTCTTCTAATGATCTTACTTTATCGCATATTATGCTGCAGAAGTATATCGCCCTGTTTGGTCATGGCGCATTAGAAACATGGGTTGACATGCGTCGCTATCACTATACTGATACCAGAGGCGGACTCCAGGTTTATCGTGATTTTGTCCCACCGTCAGGGACGGTTCTGTGGACAGACAATAATTCAGAAAAAGTGTACAGGGTACGCTATCGTTATAACTCGGAGTATGTTTGGAACATTGCAGAGTTAACTAAACTCGGAGCAGAAAAACCAGACTGGCATACAAAAGAAGTTTGGTTTTCGAAACCTTAA
- a CDS encoding DUF1572 family protein: MQKDIRKYEVQNWKYEVRNKLITHYSSLMNLAETFLSSYIKRSTYYKELADKTFAQLSEANFHYQANDASNSIAIIIQHLVGNMLSRFTNLLTEDGEKEWRNRDTEFEEQQLSKEALLQKWEEGWACYLSAVKNLTEDDLLKTITIRNEELSVVDALNRQLAHYPYHVGQIVYIGRMIKDNQWQSLSIPKGQSQQFNDQMQKP, encoded by the coding sequence ATGCAGAAGGATATTAGAAAGTACGAAGTACAAAATTGGAAGTACGAAGTAAGAAATAAACTCATCACTCATTATTCATCACTCATGAATTTAGCAGAAACCTTTTTATCATCCTACATCAAACGCAGCACATATTACAAAGAGCTGGCCGATAAAACTTTTGCACAATTAAGCGAAGCAAATTTTCATTATCAAGCAAATGACGCAAGCAACAGCATTGCTATCATCATACAACATCTGGTTGGCAACATGCTTAGTCGCTTCACAAACCTCTTAACAGAAGATGGCGAGAAAGAATGGCGCAACCGTGATACAGAATTTGAAGAACAGCAATTGAGCAAAGAAGCTTTACTTCAAAAGTGGGAAGAAGGTTGGGCTTGTTATTTATCTGCTGTGAAAAATCTCACGGAAGATGATCTGTTGAAAACAATCACTATCAGAAACGAAGAACTTTCTGTTGTTGATGCATTGAATCGGCAACTGGCACATTACCCCTATCATGTAGGACAAATCGTTTACATTGGCCGCATGATAAAAGATAACCAATGGCAAAGCCTGTCGATACCAAAGGGCCAATCACAACAATTCAATGATCAAATGCAAAAACCCTGA